The Calliphora vicina chromosome 3, idCalVici1.1, whole genome shotgun sequence genome contains a region encoding:
- the Tom20 gene encoding mitochondrial import receptor subunit TOM20 homolog, whose translation MLEINKTAIGIAAGVAGTLFIGYCIYFDTKRRSDPDYKKKVRERRRKNRKNGNSIRSGMPNLNDHEAIERYFLQEIQMGETLIARGDFESGVEHLANALVVCGQPARLLQVLQTTLPAQVFAMLILKMQEFGNRSSSESNETPKIVTSNPLGHEMSSGGIESNSTGVIIDDLE comes from the exons atgttagAGATAAACAAAACAGCAATTGGAATTGCTGCTGGAGTTGCAGGAACGCTTTTTATAGGATattgcatttattttgatacgAAACGTCGTAGCGATCCtgactataaaaaaaaagttagagaGC gtagaagaaaaaatcgcaaaaatgggAATTCAATCAGAAGTGGAATGCCTAATTTGAATGACCATGAAGCTATTGAAAG atattttctACAAGAAATTCAAATGGGAGAAACCTTAATTGCTAGAGGGGACTTTGAGAGTGGCGTAGAGCATTTGGCTAATGCACTCGTTGTGTGTGGACAACCTGCTCGTTTATTGCAAGTTTTGCAGACTACGTTGCCAGCTCAAGTTTTTGCAATGCTTATATTGAAGATGCAAGAATTCGGCAATAGATCAAGCTCTGAATCTAACGAGACACCGAAAATAGTCACATCGAATCCTTTAGGTCATGAAATGTCATCAGGTGGAATTGAAAGTAATTCAACTGGAGTAATTATTGATGACCTTGAATAA